From the genome of Amycolatopsis granulosa:
TGGTGCGCAACCGCCGACAGCGGGAACGGCTCTGACAGGTTCGCCACCATGTACTCCATCGCCTGGGCCACCCGCTGCGCGGACAGGGACTCGGCCATGCCGCCGAGTCGAGCCGTGAGGTTGCTCGGGTACACGAGCAGCAGCGTCTCGATGAGAACCGACTCGAGTTGGGACGCGAGCCGGGACCGGGGGCCGCCGGAACCCGGCTCGAACGCCATCCGGAGCGCGGCCTCGATCAGGTTCAGCACACTTGGTGTGGCGTGACTCGCCGCCAGCGAGAAGTGCACCGGCACCAAGCCGGCCGCCCCCGTGAGGGACCCGGCCGCCTGCTCGACCCGCCGCCGGTCGAAGCGGACCAGCACCTGGTCGAACCCGCCGTCGATGTCGAGCCGGAACTTGCTGTAGGGACTGACGACCGACATGGCGCCAGGTCCCAGCAGTGCCGTCGCACCCGAATACGTGAACCGGCTTTGCCCGGCCACCGGCAGGGCGAGGATGAACTCGTCCTGCTCGGGCGCCGCTTCGGAAATCGTCACGTCCGCGCCGTAGGACAGACGGCTCATCGAGATCGCGCCGCTGGTCACGCACTCGAGGCGAGCGGCGAGGCGGTTGCTCCGATCGCGGACCCGCAGGGTGTGCGGGCGGACGGTCGACGCGCAGGCATCGACGACGGCTTCGACCCGATCGGTGCCGACCAGGAGCCGCGCCCCCCGGCCCCGGACAAGATCAGCGACATCGACGACCGACACGGGCCACCTCCTCGCCAGCCAGGGTAGGCGGCAGCGCTCGGCCACTCCAGCGCGTGCGGGAGCGGCGGCCAGGTTCCGCGGCACGGACGGATCCGGTTCGCGCGGGGGAGCCACGACCAGGTGAAATCCAGGTGAAGTCCGGCGTGGAACGTCGGCCGGTCGGGTACGACCGAACAAAGGGCGGACGAGGGGAGGGGCGGTGGAAGCGACCCCGGACGACCATCCGGTCTGGGTGACCAGCGCCGAGGGCACCGCCGAGCACGCGGTGCCGGACACGGCGATGGCACCGGGCCTCGAGCTGGAAGCGGTGTGCGGGGCACGTTTCCTCCCGGCCGCGATGACCGCCCCGCCGGGCAAGACGTGTGCCGAGTGCCTGGCGTACTTCCTGGTGCCGGCCCCACGCGAACCCGAGCCACGCCGCCTGTGGCGCCGTTATGCGGCGAAGCACTGAGGCCAGCGGGACGGGGACCCCGCACGGGATTCCGCTGCGCCGCCACGTTCCAGGAGAACCCGGTCCACTTCGGACTCCGGAACCACTGATCCGGTGACGGCGGCCCGCGCGGCCCGGCGCAAGCACCCATACTGGGGACATGAACCAGCCGGAGCCGTTGTTCAGCTCGTCCCGGGCCTTCCGCTTGTGGCGCTACAGCGTTGAGCACTCGGAGCTGGTCCTGCGCACCGACGACGACCCGGAGGACCTCGTCGAACTGTTGTTCGAGGGTGTCCTGTCGATGCGCTTCGACCAGCTCCGGTTCGCCGACATCGTGGTGGGCCGGGCCGAGGACCACGTCCTGCAGAGCCCGACGGTCGACATCCCGCACCTGTGCATCGAGCTGGGAGCGGCCGGTCACAGCGCCGAGGTGGTGTGCCGCCGCCTGACCTGCGTCGGCGGTACGTACCCCGACGGCAAGGTCCTGTGGATGGTGTCCGCCGGGCGGCCCCGCTCGCGCCGCCACGCCGAGATCCCGGCGGTCAAGCGCACCTGAGGCACGGGTGGCCGGGGTCACCGGGGACAATGGCGGACGTGACCGCGACCCTGAGCAAGCCCGCACTGAAGATCGGCCCGTACCAGGTCGATCCCCCGGTGGTGCTCGCCCCCATGGCCGGCATCACGAACGTGGCGTTCCGGCGCCTGTGCCGCGAGTACGGCGCGGGGCTGTACGTGTGCGAGATGATCACCGCCCGCGCCGTCGTCGAGCGTCATCCGGGCACGATGCACATGATGACCTTCGACCGGGGCGAACACCCCCGGTCGATGCAGCTCTACGGCGTCGACCCGAAAACCATGCGGGAAGCGGTCAAGATCATCGTCGGTGAGGGCCTGGCGGACCACATCGACAGCAACTTCGGCTGCCCGGTCGCCAAGGTCACCCGCAAGGGCGGCGGCGCGGCCCTGCCGTACAAGCGGAAGCTCTTCGCGCAGATCGTGCGGGCCTCGGTGGAGGCCGCCGGCGCCGCGGGTGTGCCGTTCACGGTGAAGTTCCGCATCGGCATCGACGACGACCACCACACCTTCCTCGACGCCGGCCGCATCGCCGAGGCCGAGGGCGCGGCGGCGGTGTCGCTGCACGCCCGCACGGCCGCGCAGCGCTACTCGGGCAAGGCGGACTGGAGCGCCATCGCCCGCCTGAAGGAAGCCGTGCAGACCATCCCGGTTCTGGGCAACGGCGACATCTTCACCGCGGACGACGCGCTGCGGATGGTCGCCGAGACCGGGTGCGACGGCGTGGTCGTCGGCCGGGGATGCCTCGGCCGGCCGTGGCTGTTCGGCGAGCTGGAGGCGGCGTTCGCGGGCCGGCCGATCCCGGCCGGGCCCAGCCTCGGCGAGGTCGCGCAGGTGCTGCGGCGGCACGCGGAGCTGCTGGTCCAGCACGACGGCCACGACAAGGCGATGCGGGACCTGCGCAAGCACATGGCCTGGTACTTCATGGGCTTCCCGGTCGGCTCCGAGCTGCGCCGCCGGTTCGCGATGGTGTCGTCGATGGCCGAGCTCGACGAGCTGATCGGCCAGCTCGACCACGCGGCGCCCTTCCCCGCCGACGCGCTCGGCCCGCGCGGCCGGCAGGGCTCGCCCGGCAAGGTCACGCTGCCGCACGGCTGGCTCGACAACCCTGACGACGACCTGGTGCCCGAGGCCGAGGACATGCACTCCGGCGGCTAGCGACCGCCCCGGCGATCCGATCATTTCGCCCGATCGGTGCCGCTTTCTGGTAGACACCATGCTCGATGGGCAAGCTGACTCACCGCGCCAGGGCGAAGGCCGACTACCTCTGGTTCATCGGATCTCGTGAATGGCCGGTGTTCGTCTCGGCGCTCGGCGTGCTGCTCGGCCTCGTCACGCTGGTGCCGAGCGCGGTCGGCATCGTGCTGTCGGTGGTCGCACTGGCCCTCGGTGTCCTGACGCTCGTGCGCGACGTGCGGAT
Proteins encoded in this window:
- a CDS encoding helix-turn-helix domain-containing protein; translated protein: MSVVDVADLVRGRGARLLVGTDRVEAVVDACASTVRPHTLRVRDRSNRLAARLECVTSGAISMSRLSYGADVTISEAAPEQDEFILALPVAGQSRFTYSGATALLGPGAMSVVSPYSKFRLDIDGGFDQVLVRFDRRRVEQAAGSLTGAAGLVPVHFSLAASHATPSVLNLIEAALRMAFEPGSGGPRSRLASQLESVLIETLLLVYPSNLTARLGGMAESLSAQRVAQAMEYMVANLSEPFPLSAVAHHCGVTLRSLQAGFRRELGMSPGEWLRAERLDRAYAQLSAADPDGVTVTATALSCGFVHLGDFAARFRSRFGEVPSAVLRRPPYGTASSRT
- the dusB gene encoding tRNA dihydrouridine synthase DusB, giving the protein MADVTATLSKPALKIGPYQVDPPVVLAPMAGITNVAFRRLCREYGAGLYVCEMITARAVVERHPGTMHMMTFDRGEHPRSMQLYGVDPKTMREAVKIIVGEGLADHIDSNFGCPVAKVTRKGGGAALPYKRKLFAQIVRASVEAAGAAGVPFTVKFRIGIDDDHHTFLDAGRIAEAEGAAAVSLHARTAAQRYSGKADWSAIARLKEAVQTIPVLGNGDIFTADDALRMVAETGCDGVVVGRGCLGRPWLFGELEAAFAGRPIPAGPSLGEVAQVLRRHAELLVQHDGHDKAMRDLRKHMAWYFMGFPVGSELRRRFAMVSSMAELDELIGQLDHAAPFPADALGPRGRQGSPGKVTLPHGWLDNPDDDLVPEAEDMHSGG